ATAAAGAGCTTGTCAACAATCTGAAGCTCCGTGTAGGGTATGGGGTAACCGGTAATCAGGGTTTCCCGAATTACAATTCATTGATCTTGTTGGGAACAGGCGGGGTATATCCGCAGGATGGCATCTATTATCAAACGTATGGACCGACACAGAACCCCAATCCAGACTTAAAATGGGAACAAAAAGCCGAATTGAATATCGGGCTTGATTTTGGTTTGTGGAATAACCGACTAACAGGATCTCTGGATGTCTATAATCGTAAAACCAAAGATTTATTATACCAATATAAGGCGCAACAGCCAGCCTATGTGAGTACAAACATTTGGTACAATGTAGGCGAGGTTTCGAATAAAGGTGTTGAATTGCAATTGTCTGGAGTTCCAATTCAAAAAGAAGATTTTAAATGGACGGTGGATTTTGCCGGAAGTTATCAAAAGAATAAACTCGTTACCATGTCCAATGATATCTTTAAGAGTAATTGGATGACTTTTGGCGGTCTACCCTCTCCAGGTAATCTCGGAGATGCCATTCGTCTTGAAGAAGGCGGTGAAATTGGTTCCTTCTATGGAAAACGTTATGCGGGTCTGAATGATGCTGGAGAATGGCTCTTCTATAAAGCCGACGGCTCCAAGGCTACCATTGCCGATATAAATGATAATGATCGCGCCTATATTGGAAATGGTGTTCCCAAATTCAATGCGTCGCTAGGTAACCGGTTTACCTATAAGGGCTTCGATCTGACCGTGTTTTTCAGAGGTAAATTTAAGTATGATATCTTAAATACAGCGGATATGTTCTTTGGTAATCAAAAATGGTTGCCTAATAATGTGTTCGAAAGTGCTTTTACTAAGCATGCCGACCTTAAACAGGATCCACAGTATTCGGATTACTACCTTGAGAACGGAAGTTTTGTGAAACTGGATAATATTACATTGGGATATAACTTTAAACTAAAGACCGATTATATCAAAAGTCTGTATGTATATGCAACTGGAAGAAATATTGCAACCATGACCAAATATACGGGGATTGATCCGGAGCTGCAGGATACAGGTTTTGAAGCAGGGATTGATTCGCGCAGTTTCTACCCAAGAACAAGATCTTGGACAATTGGTTTAAATGTTGGATTTTAAAATAGTAAGGTTATGAAAAAAACAAATAAATATTTATGTTCCATCCTGAGCGCTGTTACCTTAGGTATCTCTTTTAGTTCCTGCACCAAGTTGGATGAGACAGTCTATAGTCAGATCAAGGATGATAATTTTTACAAGAATAAACGGGAGGTTATGCAAGCTGCGCTCCGCCCTTTTACGCATATGCAGGCCTGGCTTGCACCCACAGGTGGAAATGGCTTTTATTATCATTCCGAATTAAGTGCCGATCAAGTGGCCTGGCCGCAAAAGGGACGCCATGGATATGACGGTGGAGACCATATCCGGCAGCACTATCATACGTGGACAAGCAATGAAAGCCGGCTGCGTGGGGCCTGGGAGTTGATGTGGGGTGGCGTTGGCTATGTCAATAATGCTATTCAGGATATTGAGAAACTGGACATTACTAAAATTGCCGATCTGACGGAGGAAGAACGCACTCAGATACTTGTGCAATTAAAAGTAATGCGAGCCTTCCACTATATCAAAATTATGGATCTTTGGGGCAACGTCCCTATCGTGACAAAGGTAGCCGATCCAATTAACCCTGAAACCAAACCGAGAACAGAGGTTTTTGCATTTGTGCAGAAGGAACTGGAAGAAAATGTGGATAAGTTGCCTAAAACCTCGGCCAGTAATATCGGTCAGGTATCTATGGCTGCAGGTTATGCCATGCTGGCTGAACTCTATCTCAATGCCGAAAAATGGTCGGGTAAAGCAATGAATGATGAATGTATCGCTGCTTGTGATAAGATTATTTCCGGACAGGCTGGCGGCATTGGAGGGGCTCCCAAATTGAGCCCTGATTTGAATGCATTGTTCAGTAATACCAATTCGGCGAATCCGGAATCCTTATTTCAATTTCAATATAGCAGACAGGCGGGGTTTACATTCGATTGGTCGGGATTCTATATGAGTTATGACTATATGAAGGAAGTGCTCAAAGTTGGTTACGGTGGATGGAATGCATTTGTTGTTATCCCTACCGCATTTAATGCCTATGCTGAAAATGACTTGCGGAAGAAAGAATGGTTTTTGTTTGGACCACAATATAAATACGGCACCACTACACCTGTATTGGGAACGGAAGAGTATTCAGGTAAACCGCTGGTGTTTGTCAATTCGATCCGCAGAGAAAGCGAAGGTGATAAAACTTCAGAAGGTGGTATGACAAAAGGAGAAGAGAATTCTGGAGCTCGATTTAATAAATATAAATCAGGTACCTTGGACGATGCCAACTACTGGGAGAATGATTATATTATTTATCGTTTAACGGAGATCTATTTCGATAAAGCTGAAGCACTTATGCGTAAGAATGGTGGAAAAGCCAGTAGTGAAGCTGTGGAATTGGTCAATGAATCCAGAAAAAGAGCATTTAGTACGGCTGACTGGCCTATGGCGCAGTATACTGTCGCTACATTGACGCTGGATGAATTACTGGCGGAACGGGGACGTGAATTTATTTTTGAAGGAAAGCGCCGGACAGATCTAATCCGATTCGGAAAATATATATCCGGATCTTGGTGGGATCATAAAGCTACGAACGATAAGAATAAAGAACTATATGCGGTACCGATGGATCAACTGGCAATCAATCCCAATTTAAAACAAAACCCTGGTTATTAATGTTCAGGAATAGTAGATGCCGTATAGGTATCTACTATTCTTTTACC
The DNA window shown above is from Sphingobacterium thalpophilum and carries:
- a CDS encoding RagB/SusD family nutrient uptake outer membrane protein — translated: MKKTNKYLCSILSAVTLGISFSSCTKLDETVYSQIKDDNFYKNKREVMQAALRPFTHMQAWLAPTGGNGFYYHSELSADQVAWPQKGRHGYDGGDHIRQHYHTWTSNESRLRGAWELMWGGVGYVNNAIQDIEKLDITKIADLTEEERTQILVQLKVMRAFHYIKIMDLWGNVPIVTKVADPINPETKPRTEVFAFVQKELEENVDKLPKTSASNIGQVSMAAGYAMLAELYLNAEKWSGKAMNDECIAACDKIISGQAGGIGGAPKLSPDLNALFSNTNSANPESLFQFQYSRQAGFTFDWSGFYMSYDYMKEVLKVGYGGWNAFVVIPTAFNAYAENDLRKKEWFLFGPQYKYGTTTPVLGTEEYSGKPLVFVNSIRRESEGDKTSEGGMTKGEENSGARFNKYKSGTLDDANYWENDYIIYRLTEIYFDKAEALMRKNGGKASSEAVELVNESRKRAFSTADWPMAQYTVATLTLDELLAERGREFIFEGKRRTDLIRFGKYISGSWWDHKATNDKNKELYAVPMDQLAINPNLKQNPGY